From the Candidatus Bathyarchaeia archaeon genome, one window contains:
- a CDS encoding Rieske 2Fe-2S domain-containing protein — protein sequence MEKSRKMIYIGNAKKIPVGEARKFLYPVGDKEGTERPGILIHLEDGFVAYDGLCTHMQAEVEWNRYTGKIWCTMHDGMYDPKTGRPFMGMPREPLKKIELKIEENGEIYAII from the coding sequence GTGGAGAAGAGTAGAAAGATGATCTATATAGGGAACGCTAAGAAGATTCCTGTTGGTGAAGCTAGAAAGTTTCTCTATCCGGTTGGAGATAAAGAGGGGACTGAGAGGCCTGGAATACTAATACATTTAGAAGACGGTTTCGTGGCATATGACGGCTTATGCACGCATATGCAGGCAGAGGTTGAATGGAATCGTTACACAGGGAAAATCTGGTGCACTATGCATGACGGCATGTACGACCCAAAAACCGGCAGGCCCTTCATGGGAATGCCCCGAGAACCGCTTAAGAAAATAGAGTTAAAGATAGAGGAGAATGGAGAAATCTACGCCATAATATAG